The following nucleotide sequence is from Carassius auratus strain Wakin unplaced genomic scaffold, ASM336829v1 scaf_tig00015876, whole genome shotgun sequence.
tatttatttgtgaaaaatactgtcatctaaagtataagcatgtttctttcacacattttttttatccattgtcaaatgatttcagatatcttaaatattaatattcatgatttaAACAAATCATATCGGCTTTATTTCGGCTAttgggctgcacgatgtgtcgtttaagcatcgatatcgcgatgcaCAAATCCACAATTGTCACAGCACAGAAtttgcgatgtaggctgtcgtagatgatccgttattcattaactgtacgggcagctgctccccggcccttgacgaatgtaattcgcggattaattgcacagcataaccatcatagagtgaaactttatcatttgcatgtgtttttaaatcctgtcagtttaacagggcgcatataagaacgagcagagagagagagctcgcGTGTTGTCAAATCTTGTGCGATATCCTAAACTGCAGAGATAATTACACAACCCGTGCCGTACACGTCTGATTCGCAAACTAATTATTCCTTTGAACTGATTCaattaatgaatggtttaaacaactgacctgtccaacactgaactcaagagacgtctgaattggtgtatcaaaaaaatctgtaacactttataataatgttctatttattaaactacttaactacattatttaacatttactattactaaactgcacttctacaacaCCTCTACAATTTCAAAATTTATGTTATAgccttcattgttgaaatcaaaagttgtacagtatttttttaacatagtttatgcactgtgaagtaacattaccaaacaatgaacagctgtgatTTTATAAACgaagataaacaaagattaataaatatagtaacaaaagtattgcttgtggtaagttcatgttagttaataagttaacaattcaaaccataacctaaagttacaaacaaataatttactctaatttaaatactctgatgtttaaatcatttaaaatgagaatgtaagtgtgctcaccccatttttgtttgtaagaaacaaatagattagatttcatatcacaatatatatcgcaatgtcattttttcccaatatcgtgcagccctagcattggctgtcaaaaaacacGTATCGGTCGACAACTACACCCAACCAACAATACCATAGAAACAATAGCAACCATCTAGATCATCCCAGTAACTAACTAGTAAAAAAATAGCAACCATCCGATCCAGAATACCCTAGGAACCAACAAGTAAAACCCTAGcgaccacccagaacaccttagtaaCCAACAAGTAAccaccctgacaaccacccaaCCTAGAATCACCATCAAACCAAAACTGTAGCAAAATCCAAATAAGCAAAACCCAAGCAACAACCAAGAACACCCTAAAATCCATCTAGAAACCCTAGCAATCATTTATAACTCCCTAGCAAACTGCAATTCAGCATGCCAACAACTACTTATAAATAGGTCAGTGCCATTCAAACTGTTCTAACAAAAATTGTATCTAGTTTGATCTAGATCTAGTTTGAATATTCACAATTGCATCTTTATATTTCAAGAATGTTATGTTTGTACAGTAAGTATATGTGCATTCCTGTGCACATATGACAGTCTGCGTGCTGACTGCACCTGTATGGATGGCCCAGTTTCGGAAGAGCGGCGCATCTTTCTCCACGTCCCAGCCGTGTCGTGCAGCATGCATCCATGGAATCTGGAATATTCTCTTCTCCTGCAGGCAAAGAACATGCAAAACATGTCACAAGCCAAGACACACCCTAAATGCACCGTGTTCGTGCGCGCAGTCACATTTACATGACAAAATGCTTCGCAGATAATAGCATCTAGCTCATGGCATGTGTAGTTGTAAAAAAACAATGCTGTAAAAAGAGTAGTTTAAACACAGTCACAGTACCTTGTTCACCCAAAGAAGCCCCGGTATTTTACTAGAGTTTATCTGCTCTTCCAACCATGGTCTCATACGCATTCTCTCCACCGGCATGCTGGCCTAGAgaaagagagcgaaagagagagagtcgAAGAGAGATCTGGAATGTGTCAAAGGTTGACAGCAACCTTTCCTCCTTCAACAGGTAGTACATTCTATATCTAAGAAACGCGATGATAAACTTTAACCCCATTTCTAAAAACAAACCTCCAACAGAGACCATCTGAATCACAATTAACTGGAAGTTACTCCAAACAAAATGATTATGAAATATCATTTGTATTCGGGATTTCATGCAAGCAAGAGTCAAGACCGTGAGTCAGGAGGACATGAATGACAACACAAATAGAGGATGTTggagcgtgtgagagagagagagagagtttatctAAGAGTACATGGAGTACCTGTTGGCAAACCTGTAATATCAATCATGCAAGATGTCAGACATGAGAAGTACATGTTTCTTTATCTGTTTTAATTTAACAAAGCGTAAATTACAAAAGTTACAGATTAACCAATTCAAGCTCATAAAAAGGTTTATAGTTAATCACAATGAAAACTCATGCTTTTAAATCAACTGTTTGGTGCTAACTAAGACCTTTGAGCTTTTATGGTCCACTAGGAAACAAGAGCGAGCAAAGGCAATCGCAACATAGACTAACATACAGGAATTACACCACATACTACATATAACATAAGCATAAATAGGCACAATTATGAacccatttttaaatatttgcataaaaaatatgcataaaaccaTGCAAAACAgtagggatgcatgatatattGGTCACATATAGCTGCTGTTAgtgattttagtttatttatattggttaatattgaatatataagaaatttgggtaacactttagaataaggttccattagttaatgttagttaactactttcgttaacatgaactaagcaaagaacagtccttctacagcatttataagtcttggttcatgttaatttcaacatttactaatgcattatttaaatcaaaagttgtgcttgttaacattagttaatgcactgtgaattaccatgaactaacaatgaacaactgtattttcattaactaacattaacgaagatgaataaatacagtaataaatgtattattcattgtttgttcatgttatttaatacattaactaacattaactaatggaaccttattctaaagtgttaccgaaatttgttttggtctgtttctACATGTTAAACTAATTCTGACATCATACAGTGCTAACATAAACGAATAGTATTTAGATTATAGCACTATTTAAGAATGAGCATTATGTCTTAAAGAAATGTCTCGTCTAAACTATTTATATAAACTATTCAGCTTTCTCGTTAACTATTGGTCTGCCTGTTAGtctttcatactgtacattttaacaCCAAAATGCCCAAATTCAATCATCATAACATGATATGAAATAGACAAATAACTAGTTTTTACTGCGTTTTATTACTAAGCCTTCATGTTATAAGAATATTGAACTATATGTATCAtattttcaaacaaaatttgGATTCAGATATTGGTGCACCAGTTCACGACAGACTCTTTCCATGACAGTGCCCCTGTTACTCCCAGTACACATCCAGGTAAGTCAACAACGGTAACAATAATCCCCACACGTCCGTGCAAACTTCTCAACAACATAATTTGGCATTAAAAATGCGTTATTTATCGGTTCTGCTCAGAACTTACGGTGACGTTACATTGCAGTGTCCCAATCATTCTTGCAGCACACACTACATCAGATGACTTCAACCTCCCCAAATAAGCGTGATAGAGTTGTCAACTCAACTCAAAAGTGAAAATAAGCATTCCTTGATTCCCTCTGAATCCAAACACCCCATGACTTTCGATTTATCACTCACTCCCAGGAACTCAACGTGGCCTACAGCAATAAACATccacttacatatatatatacatgagcCCCATAAACACATGCGGAAATGCAATTAATTACCTGCGACGCGTAGAAACCGCTCTAGTAATAAAAGCAAAGAGGGTATGAAGAATATTGACAATTTGTAGTTTTCGATAACAAAACGAAAAGTCAAATGGGTTTGAGTTCGCTCTTCAGATCGAAAGCAAAACAAGTGAAGGAAACAAGCGCTTGGGTGGAAATCCCcagtgtgcgtgtgagtgagtgtgtgttgtgcGCTTACTTCGTGTTTCCAAATCCTACTACGGCCTGGGTTTgggttattaatattaacaacgtAGCCGAGACGTTCGCAAGCTGATTGGCTGCCATACAGATAATTTGGTAAAAAGGCGTGTAGATATAATAAAAGTGGGAGGTAGTCAAGGAAAGAACTCCGTCAAGGGGGAAGgcttagctcatgaatattaattacgtagCGAGACGCTTGCGCACCGATTGGCTGAACGACAGAAATGTTGGTGGCTGTCAACGAACGACTCTTTATATTTGAGTAGTATTCAAAATTAGTTTGATTTTTTTGCAAATGTAACTTGCTTGGCTAATACAAATCACACAAATCCATATTACCACACAACAAAAATACATGTACGATTTCTCTCGTAAATATTACGAAAAAATACaattcaatgctttgtttatatgttattgtatattgtaataattattattacagttatatTATCACTTGtaatttgttgtattatttttcGCTCTTACAGCTTTGATAACGTGTATTGTTTATTTCTcaatactacaaataaaacaataaaatactttgAAATCCACATTTACCGGACGCTCCAGAGAATCAACCCGAGCAACGTCTCTTGACCTACTAAATATTCATAAGCTAAGCTTTTGCCATAGTAGTTTTTGCGCTGgtctgctcattggctgcagtaCGAAATGGGAAAGTCGATTTCATTTTCACTTCCTTGTTGTTTCGCTATTGCTTCTTAAAGGCGAAGCAAGCAGAAATAAACTTATGTTGCATCATGCAATTATGATATCGCACTTTAGTGCTGGTTATGGGTGAATAGAAAATTGTTGCCCAATAGTTTCAGTGTTTCTGAGACCTAATTTGCGCTATatcacatatatgtatatgcagaTATTGTGCAACATTGCATTTatcttttgcatgtttttatttagtgCTCTAGGTTTGTGCATATAATACCTTTGTCCATGACTGTAACTGATATGACATTTCCAGAAAGATTCTGATCTGTAGAGATGAGAGAAGCAATGAAAGTTGTTAAAAGCATTATAGCTGTGCAATTCTATCCTCGCTGTCCCACgcgtgaaaacacacacacacacacacacagggagagactcagagagagagagagagagagagagagagagagagagagagagagagagagagagagagagtctcgtATCTTATCTTTGCCGCCCAAGCCCTGAAACTCCCAGCATATGATGCAACACAGTCTATGCAACAAACCAACTCTAACAACACAAACcccttttaaataatacattggACTCAGTTATTATTTGTAAGAGTCAGTTATTCTTTGTTATTCTTTGTTCCCccgtatacatttttaatgaaaacaaacacgAAAAGGAAACAGCTTGACGGATGGTTGAGAAACAagactgaaacagaaaaaaagggtGAAGTTTCAGGGAGTTGTTCTGCTTTCTGTTGCATTTCTCAGGAACACACCTTGTTTTTAAGCACTCGACCGGGATCTGAGGACAgagcgccaccttgtggttaaGACTGCTGTTATCTCTAATGCAGACAACTccagttatattaaaaacatgcaaatggaaaacataataataaattcaaattattaattaaatgtataatatctgATTTATACTGCTTTCAAGCAGAAGAATGAAGTCAAGATAGTTTTAGACACTTGTTTCTttgtaaaaatagtaattttaatattttttattacttcacttcttttaaataaatcaggtgcacaagaaacatttcttattatcatcaatgttaataTTGTCCTTCCTtaatattttggtccaaaacAGATACTTTTTCTTAGGATTATCTGATAAAtagatagttaaaaaaaaattttttagataaagataaaaaagatccatctatctatctattgtaaGGAAGGTCAATTTAGTTGAAAGGGAATCATAAAGGGAATTttgacagaatcactgtttcacggctgatcagacgccctgcgattcactgaacgagccgtttaacatcaaatctgcgctggacattaatatccaaactatagtgaaaacactatcaattagcacagtaacaagatcgggggtctaattttggacatgattccaaTGATGATAAACCTGAGAATTGTGAACTTTCAGACTCCCAGACTTTCATGAAAAAAGATACAGATCAATTAAAATATTCGTGATTAAATAAATTCCCTTTTTATCCCTTTTCCCCCCTTTGTCTGCAGCGCTTTAAAAGGCTGCATAATAttattcaaaatgatttaaatgtgttCATACCCACTGCAATGCAATCAGTACAATACACATGAATTATTTAGAGAAATAGAGTTCTTTGGTCAGCATGGACACAATGCATGGCATCTGTTTCATGCCATCAAACCCTGGCAGATTGGAGGAGGATTGAAAGtccagcgccaccttgtggttaaCACGTGTCATGATCTGCATGATCTCCAGTTGCTTGCCATATTTTGACAGCATCTCACACAGCGATAAGATGAACCAGGAACCATTACCAACATTCCTCCAGGAGTAATAACCTGAGgacagacagaaaacaagacagTTAGGGCATTTGCATCTGCACATTTTCTTATTTGGATCTCAAGAAATAAGATTAGTAACCTGGTGGAGTGGAGTAGGCATAAAGAAAATCTGCCTCAACAGGAATCTTCTGTGTGTTCTCTTCACTTACACTGTCGGCCTCAATGCCACCATCTAGATCTGAGCCTCTGCAAGCCTGGAGGCACACAggacaaacacactcaaacatctGTGTAAACTATATAGGAATCATGTcctataattttggacatgattcctataacaagaatacgatacatttgacaaataactgatggtcaggattgtttcaagctaacagattcaaaaacatacatatgGAACAggaatatgtatccttaagctatccaatagttattaaaagacatacacaataagtgattataaacatgatagtcaaatgtgagGGTTACatctaaatgaatatcagtccatcgcttaactccatattcataagtcattttcagttcattttgtTCCATTTATATCTATAAAAGACAGTTattgtgccattctctgacaaaaGATGTTCTGTGGGCACCAGAGGTTAAGAGGAATTCTGGTTCTGCTAGGAGGGGGGgtcaatccaaggatcttgtttataactctcatgggtttacatgtgctgGCCGGCGTtgcatcttgattacttgccccaaatttgaaaTTCTCCGTATtttaattgtcaataattgttctagtggtgttaatgttgaaagctgttcagtgaaagagttggttggttggttatcttgcttctgactctggcactaggaatgatttacaacctcctgttgcctttctgaggaattcggctcatgtttcaaccacagtcctgatcgactctttaatttgtctggttggggtctgatacgctacactatctatctatctatgtacaTATGCATTAATGTTTTTAGTGTCCCCTTCAGAATTTCAAAGCAaattacacaacacacacaaactaaatacccaagcaaaatgtttatttatcataaTACAAATCGTGTTTATGTTCAGAACTTCCTCTTGTCAGATAATCTTTAATGCCTGCTGATGATAAACATGAGAATTGTGAACTTTCAGACTCCCAGACTTTCACATAAAAAGATACagatcaattaaaatatttgtgattaaataaattcCCTTTTTATCCCTTTTCCCCCCTTTGTCTGCAGTGCTTTAAAAGGCTGCATAATAttattcaaaatgatttaaatgtgttCATACCCACTGCAATGTAATCAGTACAATACACATGAATTATTTAGAGAAATAGAGTTCTTTGGTCAGCATGGACACAATGCATGGGATCTGTTTCATGCCATCAAACCCTGGCAGATTGGAGGAGGATTTAAATtccagcgccaccttgtggttaaCACGTGTCATGATCTGCATGATCTCCAGTTGCTTGCCATATTTTGACAGCATCTCACACAGCGAGAAGATGAACCAGGAACCATTACCAACATTCCTCCAGGAGTAATAACCTGAGgacagacagaaaacaagacagTTAGGGCATTTGCATCTGCGCATTTTCTTATTTGGATCTCAAGAAATAAGATTAGTAACCTGGTGGAGTGGAGTAGGCATAAAGAAAATCTGCCTCAACAGGAATCTTCTGTGTGTTCTCTTCACTTACACTGTCGGCCTCAATGCCACCATCTAGATCTGAGCCTCTGCAAGCCTGGAGGCACACAggacaaacacactcaaacatctGTGTAAACTATACATTTAAACACCTTGTCAAATCAAAATGGGCtgttaaaacttttattattaatttctgttCATCATTAGAGTGAGTGTTCTGTCCACTGCAGTTTGCAGTTCATATAAGAGCTATTCATCTCAAAACAGTGAAAGCGGTTTATGCTGTACAATTTGCATTTCTGCATGTTAGTGAACAAAACTCTATTGGCTACTTCAATAAAAGGACAGAGCCCTTCAATACATCCATTTTTGAACAGGAAATGCAAGAATTGTtcgtttttaaaggaatagtgcacacaaaaatgaacatttccttGAAAATTACTTTCCCTCAGGCCAtcagagatgtagatgagttgctCAGcaatgggtcctctgcagtgaatgggtgccgtcagaatgagcgtccgaacagctgataaaaacatcacaatattccacaagTAATAAACACATCTCCAGTTCATCAAGTCAACatcttgtggattattatgatgtttttatcagctattaggactctcattctgacggcacccattcactgcagaggaatcaTTGCTCAGCAAGTGGTGTAATTGCTAAGCAAAATCTGTTcggatgaagaaacaatctcataatgggtggcctgaggttgagtacattttcagcaaatgtaaatttttggggtgaactgttcctttattttaaataattttattgatatgtaaaatttttaaatatcttttaatagataagaaacaatatatttagtttttattgtaattgtaaaatatCTTTGCCAAgcggagtttttttttttttttactaaaactaaaaccaaaaaaatcactcaagatatctgaaacttaaaaataaatgtcaagtaaataaaataaaaaattaaacacctaaacttatttttatttcagctagctgcaaagacaacatttctcattttcaatgaatataatgtactataagtaataaattaactaagatcaaattaaaatattataaataataataataatgtcaaaagCACACATCAGAAGCATTAAAactttaactaacattaaaataaaagcataaattatataaaaaaaatatatttcaaaatattaacgaCTTTAATAGTAATggtaatacaataaataaaaaaataaataaaccatactCTTCTATATAACTCTTACTCTTCAGCTCACCTGAATGAAGAAAAGCTTGGGTTTCCCCACCAGTGATCTGCAGCGGTCTCCTCTGAAGAGCGTAAACAGTTGCTTCAGCTCAATGCAGCCGTCTGTACCATATATGTTTCCATCATCTCCATGActcagcagcacacacacaaacatggccGACTTACTGTGATCTTCCCGAGACACTGAGGATGGAACAATTCATGGATTTATGACTGATTGATTCAATTATTATAACCAATCACTTTTTAGACTCAGGCagcaatttgcaaaaaaaaaaaaatacaataatacttggtaacactttattttagggtctcctAACTAGTtccttattagcatgcatattactagaatattagccatttatttatTCTAACTAAGCATATatgaatgccttattctacatccctaatcctacccaatacctaaacttaacaactaccttactaactattaataagcagcaaattagaaatttattgagggaaaagtggTAGTTattaatagtgaataagtgttccctattctaaagtgttactgaatacCTTTAGTTAACAGATCTCTCATCTGTGAGACTGTCTGGTCATTGGTAATTTTGATTTTGAAGCCTAGATTTGTGAAGGTCTCCATCGCATTCTTTGCATCCTGGTCTGTCCCATTACGAACCCCCATTCctgttcaaaaaataaatacatttgagaaCATTAGTACTAACTTGTTTAACCCGTCTGTGTTAGTTCCGGCTCTTACCtgtttttttatggaaattcTTGTTGTTGATGATGACACATTGTCCCATACTGGGGTAGTTCATGTTGTATTGAAAATCATCTGAACGTGGTTTGGCATCCGTCTGATCGCCTCCGGCATCCGTCTGATCACCTCCGGCATCTTTGAGACACGGATCCCTGTGCAAACCAAGAGACTTCTATGATGCATTCATAATTAATCTGGAAATGATTTCCAGTCACTTTGGGAAGTGGTAATTAAAAAAGAAGTAAGTTATCATTTACTTTCATTAACCTGAGGTTTCATTAACCTCACAATGTTCAAacacccaaaaatgtacattctATCATCCTGTATGTGTCCAGTACGTGTGAGACAAAATCTGTATTTGAGGATCTTTATGTGACCCAAATTTAAGTCATGATTTAAAGCAAAACTTGAATGTATCCTAACTTAATAGCCAGATTCATAGGGTTCACAAAAGTTACTTTCATTAACTTCACAATGTGATGATTTTGACCAGTGATTCCTTTAACAACAATGGGTTGCTCTAATTTTgactttaaaggaacagttcacccacaaatgaatatttgctgaaaatatactgaCCCTCAGGCCAtgtaagatgtagatgagtttgtttcttcattagatttggagaaatgtagcattacatagcttgttcaccaatggatcctctgcagtgaatgggtgccgtcaagcaactattatttttttacaaacacagttGTTTGCTTCAGAATTCATACATCTATATACTGAAGCCGTGTGGATTATTTGtcgattactgtgatgtttttatcagctgtctggactctcattctgacggcacccattcactgtagagcatccattggtgagcagctaatgaaatgctacattcctccaaatctcttccgatgaagaaacaaacttatttatGTTTCAGAAAAGTTTCAGTGTTgggtgacctattcctttaaAGCCAAACCTACGTATTATATGTCTGGTCCTTGTAGTTTAAAGTTCTGTAGTTAATTAACTTTCATTAGCATCACACATACTCTTTGGCATTCACTTGTCTGGCGTCCACAGAGTCCGACATGGTCACTAAAGGGAAACAAAAGAAACAGATCTACTGATAAATAATGCTTCAACATTTCCATACGTTATAGAATGTATGTTAGATTGACACAGTCTCttgtaattacaaaaaatataacattgggaaattatgtcatttttatttgaactACTGTTGAGTTACTGTTTTTTCTCATGTTGCATCATAGTATGACATTATGCTTAATTTCCATGATTTTCACAATCAcaatctcatacacacacacacacacacacacacacactcacacacaaacacactgatgtTACTACAACTATTCTTAAAAATGACTCATACAGTAGGGGGAATTCTGGTAATCTGGAACACCTCAATGCCAGTGTGTTTATTTCCTGTTCTAACTAAATTTAGTCAACAGGATTTTACTATAATTTTATCATAGATGTCATGTTACTGAAATCACGTGACTTCATGGGGGTGATTCCACAGAAAGGGGCGGGGCACTTTTTCAATCAAGGAGCTCCCCTGAAAATTGCATGACAAGGTCAGTGACAGGATTCTGACTAGATTCATGTTAAGGACATAAATCCGTCATAAATAATACAATGTTCCTAATTGTTGTAAAATTATGTTTGTGATCTATTCaagcaacaaaatatttataaatgtgggACAGCATGCTTTGGGTAAGCTGGGACAGTCTTCAAATGGAGGAAATATGTATTTAGGGACTGTATAAGTTTAATGATAATATATGCTATAATTAGAAATGGGTGTACTACTGGAGGTTAAAACATTAGCATAAGTTCACAGTAGCTGGGAGATAGCTAAACCAGCTAGCAAGAGAGATGCTACAGAGATGGAATCTGGGAAACGTATTAAAGGAACAGGCAAAGGTATCAGGATGAAGTACACAGTTAATTTAATTGCCCAAATACCCAGTTAGT
It contains:
- the LOC113074955 gene encoding caspase-3-like, with product MFECVCPVCLQACRGSDLDGGIEADSVSEENTQKIPVEADFLYAYSTPPGYYSWRNVGNGSWFILSLCEMLSKYGKQLEIMQIMTRVNHKVALDFQSSSNLPGFDGMKQMPCIVSMLTKELYFSK
- the LOC113074954 gene encoding caspase-3-like, with the translated sequence MSDSVDARQVNAKEDPCLKDAGGDQTDAGGDQTDAKPRSDDFQYNMNYPSMGQCVIINNKNFHKKTGMGVRNGTDQDAKNAMETFTNLGFKIKITNDQTVSQMRDLLTKVSREDHSKSAMFVCVLLSHGDDGNIYGTDGCIELKQLFTLFRGDRCRSLVGKPKLFFIQACRGSDLDGGIEADSVSEENTQKIPVEADFLYAYSTPPGYYSWRNVGNGSWFIFSLCEMLSKYGKQLEIMQIMTRVNHKVALEFKSSSNLPGFDGMKQIPCIVSMLTKELYFSK